A stretch of the Takifugu flavidus isolate HTHZ2018 chromosome 1, ASM371156v2, whole genome shotgun sequence genome encodes the following:
- the myo10l3 gene encoding unconventional myosin-X isoform X1 has translation MDTFFLEGARVWHRHKEQLLPATVSSCNDSSLVLTTDYGKVMHLQREELNRETVYLMHPSSIHGVEDMSTLAELHEAAIMHNLFLRYKKDNIYTNIGSILAAVNPYKQITGLYDAAAVALYSKHQMGELPPHIFAVANECYRCLWKRHDSQCVLISGESGAGKTESTKLLLKFLSVMSQNSAGTPASERTNRVEQALVQSSPIMEAFGNAKTVYNNNSSRFGKFIQLHFSQNGNIQGGCIIDYLLEKNRVVRQNPGERNYHIFYALLAGTDNNHRDMYLLSEGAESYHYLSQSGCVQDNSLDDKQLFDSVMEALKVMEFTEEEIRDMFKLLSAVLQMGNIEFMTAGGAQITSKGVVSNVSELLGLDSFQLSEVLTQRSMILRGEEICSPLTVEQAVDSRDSVAMALYSQCFSWIIMKINQKIKGKENFKSIGILDIFGFENFEVNRFEQFNINYANEKLQEYFNKHIFSLEQLEYNREGIQWEAIDWMDNAECLDLIEKKLGMLALINEESRFPKGTDYTLLEKLHSRHATNPYYVKPRVNDHQFGIKHYAGEVLYDVCGILEKNRDTFRDDILFILKDSRLDFIYDLFEHVGSRSGDETLKMGTARRKPTVSSQFRDSLHSLMATLSASNPFFVRCIKPNMDKKANQFDSDVVLNQLRYSGMLETVKIRRAGFPVRRTFRDFYSRYKIILKNKIHSDDEKQCCSDLLTLQDKDKQEWHLGKTKVFLKEALEQRLEKEREEVRHRAGMVIRAHILSYVARKQYKRILSSIVTIQKNYRTHFWRRKFLRLRLATIVLQKHYRGRSGRFLYRCLREQKQKRDEEEKRRREEEEQERRLEEERRRMEEERRQQEVEEKRKREEEEERQRLLHEEMEKREEELRLMKEEEQKMAANTNEKSSSLVNGVCQKSQALSSSHSSEEESRQMEEILRLEREIERLQKQQEDSMSLLGDVPKEELRKMRDAEIYRLEKEASRVATEFLDLLDFGGLEPSLSSEENLHDPTESTAPLAEEEVDEGFPAEDECIPLPDFPPLAKVPLAKDVLQSIPPPPPAFAEGQVDAPSSSKLSPLTPNGHPQTSRPPAPPAVVTNGKKQAHGSSRGSDLEHATEEPSHPIMPDAESDYDQEEFEEAHGSSGASTNDGNITDEEVLRKSATQNSLDSFRGSSDSFIDSDEDNDGYVDTDEEVSNGRVNLLNGSGPPYFHGYLYMKSGLMIPWRRRWCVLKDETFMWFRAKQDSVKSGWLYKKGGGMSTLSRRNWKMRWFVLRDSKLMYFENDSEEKLKGTIDIRTTKEIVDNHEKENALNIVTEERTYHIYAESPEDASCWFSVLSRVHTASPEQLMEMHHEQANPKNAVGTLDVGLIDSVCASDNPDRPNSFVIITANRVIHCNTDTPEEMHHWIGLLQKSKGDSRVDGQEFIVRGWLQKEMKSGVKSTSLKLKKRWFVLTSNSLDYYKSPERSASKLGTLVLNSLCSLVQPDEKVFKDTGYWNIIVHGRKHSYRLYTKMLNEAMRWANAIQGAIDSKVPIETPTQQLIRDIKESSLNVEAVEQTYRRNPILRYTQHPLHSPLLPLPYGDVSVHLQKEKGYTSLQDEAVKIFNSLQEMEAVSDPVPIIQGILQTCQDLRSLRDEVYCQLIKQTNHVPHPNSPANRAHWHLLTCMSCTFLPSRGILRYLRFHLKRIRELFPGTEIEMFAHFISESLKKTKTRELVPSQEEIVALLTRQEMTTTVYCHGGGSCKISINSHTTAGEVVEKLIRGLAMEDSRNMFALFEHNNTVDKAVESRVLVADVLAKFERLAGSEEAEDDGQWKLYFKLYCFLDVESMPKEGVEFAFMFEQAHESLTRGHFPAREETLQHLAALRLQFLYGDKTRVTWSLENVYPVGRLRSRILQFTKVGTASGSGQTLERRRTSFLDGTLRRGLKTGSMKKQRMEEEQMLEMWIKEEMSATRASIVEKWSRLSGLDQHQAMLKYMTVIKEWPGYGSTLFDVECKEGGFPHDLWLSVSAENVSVYKRGEPKPLETFPYEHIIFFGAPQPCTYKITVDEREMFFETPQVAEITKIMKAYINMIVKKRCSVKSVSSFGSNWIR, from the exons GGGGCCCGTGTCTGGCATCGGCACAAAGAGCAGCTCCTGCCCGCCACCGTCAGCTCTTGCAACGATTCGTCGCTCGTTCTGACCACAGATTACGGGAAG GTGATGCATTTACAAAGGGAGGAGCTGAACAGGGAGACAGTGTACCTGATGCACCCGAGCAGCATCCATGGTGTGGAGGACATGTCCACATTGGCAGAGCTGCATGAAGCCGCCATCATGCACAACCTTTTTCTGCGTTACAAAAAGGACAACATctat ACAAACATCGGGTCGATCCTGGCAGCAGTGAATCCGTATAAACAGATAACAGGCCTTTATGACGCGGCTGCGGTTGCTCTGTACAGCAAACACCAGATGGGGGAGCTGCCTCCTCACATCTTCGCTGTGGCCAACGAGTGTTATCGCTGCCTGTGGAAGAGACACGACAGCCAGTGTGTCCTCATCAG TGGGGAGAGCGGAGCCGGGAAAACAGAGAGcaccaaactgctgctgaagtttctctcTGTGATGAGTCAAAACTCTGCAGGTACTCCAGCCTCAGAGAGGACCAACAGGGTGGAGCAGGCCCTGGTCCAGAGCAG TCCCATCATGGAGGCCTTTGGGAACGCTAAGACTGTGTACAACAATAACTCCAGTCGCTTTGGCAAGTTCATCCAGCTCCACTTTTCCCAGAACGGAAACATTCAGGGAGGCTGCATCATTGACT ATTTGCTGGAAAAG AACCGTGTGGTTCGACAGAACCCTGGAGAAAGAAACTACCACATCTTCTATGCCCTGTTAGCAGGGACAGACAATAACCACAGag ATATGTACCTGCTTTCTGAGGGTGCCGAGTCATATCACTACCTGAGCCAGTCGGGCTGTGTGCAGGAcaacagcctggatgacaagcaACTATTTGATAGTGTGATG GAGGCCTTGAAAGTGATGGAATTCACTGAGGAAGAGATCAGAGATATGTTCAAGTTACTGTCAGCCGTCCTCCAGATGGGAAACATTGAATTTATGACTGCAGGAGGGGCTCAGATCACTTCTAAAGGGG tggtcAGTAATGTCAGCGAGCTACTGGGCCTGGACTCCTTTCAGCTCTCGGAGGTGTTGACCCAGCGCTCCATGAtcctcagaggagaggagatctgCTCGCCGCTCACTGTGGAACAG GCTGTAGACTCACGAGACTCAGTTGCCATGGCACTTTATTCTCAGTGTTTTTCCTGGATCATAATGAAAATCAACcagaaaatcaaaggaaaagaaaacttcAAGTCCATCGGTATCCTCGACATCTTCGGCTTCGAGAACTTTGAG GTGAACCGGTTTGAACAGTTCAACATCAACTACGCCAACGAAAAACTCCAGGAATATTTCAATAAGCACATCTTCTCTCTGGAACAGCTGGAGTACAACAG GGAGGGGATCCAGTGGGAGGCCATTGACTGGATGGATAACGCTGAGTGTCTGGATCTCATAGAAAAG AAACTGGGCATGTTGGCTCTTATCAATGAGGAGAGCCGCTTCCCCAAAGGCACAGACTACACCCTTCTGGAAAAACTGCACAGCAGACACGCC ACAAACCCTTACTATGTCAAGCCCAGAGTGAATGACCACCAGTTTGGCATCAAGCACTATGCTGGAGAG GTGCTGTATGATGTTTGTGGGATCCTGGAAAAGAACCGAGACACTTTCAGGGACGACATCCTGTTTATTCTCAAAGACAGCAG GCTTGATTTCATCTATGACCTGTTTGAGCATGTTGGTAGCAGAAGCGGAGACGAGACCCTGAAAATGGGCACTGCTCGACGTAAGCCCACCGTCAGCTCTCAGTTCAGG GACTCTTTGCATTCCCTGATGGCCACATTAAGCGCCTCCAACCCCTTCTTTGTACGCTGCATCAAACCAAACATGGACAAG AAGGCCAACCAGTTTGATTCCGATGTGGTTCTGAATCAGTTGAGATACTCTGGGATGCTGGAAACTGTGAAGATCCGTAGGGCTGGATTCCCTGTCCGCAGAACCTTTAGGGACTTCTACAGCAG GTACAAGATAATCCTGAAGAACAAAATCCACTCAGATGATGAGAAGCAGTGCTGCTCAGATCTTCTCACACTTcaggacaaagacaaacaggagTGGCATCTGGGGAAGACAAAG GTGTTCTTGAAGGAGGCCCTGGAGCAAaggctggagaaggagagggaagaggtgCGGCACAGGGCTGGCATGGTGATCCGCGCCCACATCCTCAGCTATGTGGCAAG GAAACAATACAAGAGGATTTTGTCCAGCATTGTCACCATCCAGAAAAACTACCGGACTCACTTTTGGAGACGCAAGTTCCTGCGCCTGCGCTTGGCCACCATCGTTCTGCAGAAACATTACAGGGGTCGCTCGGGCCGTTTCCTTTATCGCTGCCTCagggagcagaaacagaagagagacgaagaggagaagaggaggagagaagaagaagagcaagagAGACGCctagaggaggagagaaggaggatggaggaggaaagaagacaacaggaggtggaggagaagaggaagagagaggaagaggaggagagacagaggctcTTGcatgaggagatggagaagcgGGAGGAGGAGTTGAGACTaatgaaggaggaagagcaaaaGATGGCAGCCAACACCAATGAGAAGAG cagcTCATTGGTAAACGGTGTTTGTCAGAAG TCCCAAGCTCTGTCCTCCAGCCACAGCTCTGAGGAGGAGAGCCGTCAGATGGAGGAGATCCTGCGGCTTGAGAGGGAGATTGAGCGTTtgcagaaacagcaggaagacagCATGTCTCTGCTAGGGGACGTCCCCAAGGAGGAGCTGCGCAAGATGAGGGATGCTGAAATCTACAGGTTGGAAAAAGAAGCGTCCCGTGTCGCTACAGAGTTCCTGGATCTCCTGGACTTTGGCGGTTTAGAGCCATCCCTCTCGAGTGAGGAGAATCTCCATGACCCCACCGAATCAACCGCTCCTCtagctgaggaggaggtggatgaaggTTTCCCTGCTGAGGACGAGTGTATTCCTTTGCCTGACTTCCCTCCTCTAGCCAAGGTTCCCTTGGCCAAGGATGTACTCCAGAgtattcctcctccacctcctgccttTGCAGAAGGACAAGTGGACGCTCCTTCATCATCAAAGCTCTCACCACTTACTCCCAATGGGCACCCTCAAACCTCCAGACCTCCCGCTCCTCCGGCTGTGGTCACTAACGGGAAGAAGCAGGCCCACGGGAGCAGCAGGGGTTCAGACCTTGAGCATGCGACCGAGGAGCCATCCCACCCAATCATGCCAGACGCAGAGTCAGACTATGATCAGGAGGAGTTTGAGGAGGCTCACGGGAGCTCGGGGGCCAGTACCAACGATGGCAATATCACAGATGAGGAGGTGCTGCGAAAATCTGCTACCCAAAACAGCCTGGACTCCTTCAGGGGCAGCTCGGACTCG TTCATCGATAGCGATGAGGACAATGACGGCTACGTGGACACGGACGAGGAAGTTTCCAACGGAAGAGTGAACCTGCTGAATGGCAGCGGGCCTCCATACTTCCACGGCTACCTCTACATGAAAA GTGGTCTCATGATCCCATGGCGTCGCCGCTGGTGCGTCCTGAAGGACGAAACATTTATGTGGTTTCGGGCCAAGCAGGACTCGGTCAAATCCGGCTGGCTttacaagaaaggaggaggaatgtCCACTTTGTCTCGCCGTAACTGGAAGATGCGCTGGTTCGTGCTGCGGGACTCGAAGCTCATGTACTTTGAGAACGACAGTGAGGAGAAGCTAAAAGGAACCATTGACATCCGCACAACCAA GGAGATTGTGGACAATCATGAGAAGGAAAATGCACTGAACATTGTGACTGAGGAGAGGACCTACCACATTTATGCAGAGTCTCCAGAAGATGCCAG TTGTTGGTTCAGTGTGCTGAGTCGGGTCCACACTGCCAGCCCAGAGCAGCTCATGGAGATGCATCATGAGCAGGCCAACCCCAAGAATGCAGTG GGCACATTAGATGTGGGCTTGATTGATTCCGTTTGTGCGTCAGACAATCCTGACAG ACCCAACTCATTTGTCATCATCACGGCCAACCGTGTGATTCACTGCAACACCGACACTCCTGAGGAGATGCATCACTGGATCGGCCTGCTGCAGAAGTCCAAGGGGGACTCCAGAGTCGATGGACAGGAGTTCATAGTTAGAG GTTGGCTCCAGAAGGAGATGAAGTCTGGTGTAAAAAGCACTtctctgaagctgaagaagcgcTGGTTTGTTCTTACGTCAAACTCTCTGGACTATTACAAGTCACCTGAACGCAGTGCCTCCAAACTGGGAACACTGGTCCTCAACAGTCTCTGCTCTCTGGTACAACCAGATGAGAAGGTCTTTAAGGATACTG GTTACTGGAACATAATTGTGCACGGGCGCAAACACTCTTACCGTCTTTATACCAAAATGCTGAATGAAGCCATGCGGTGGGCGAATGCCATACAGGGAGCCATAGACAGCAAAGTTCCCATTGAAACACCAACACAACAGCTCATCAGGGATATCAAG GAGAGCAGTTTGAATGTGGAAGCAGTGGAGCAGACTTACAGGAGGAACCCCATCCTCAGATATACCCAGCATCCTCTTcattctcctctgctgcctctacCCTACGGAGATGTCAGCGTCCACT tgcaaaaagaaaagggttACACCAGCCTGCAGGATGAGGCTGTGAAGATCTTCAACTCTCTGCAGGAGATGGAGGCAGTTTCAGACCCTGTCCCAATCATCCAAGGAATTCTACAGACTTGTCAAGACCTGAGGTCACTAAGAGACGAAGTTTACTGCCAGCTGATCAAACAAACCAATCACGTCCCGCACCCCAACAGTCCTGCCAATCGCGCCCATTGGCATCTCCTAACGTGCATGAGCTGCACCTTCTTACCCAGCAGAGGCATCCTACGCTACCTCAGGTTTCATCTCAAAAG GATTAGGGAGCTGTTCCCTGGTACCGAAATTGAAATGTTTGCCCATTTCATAAGCGAATCTCTGAAGAAGACCAAGACCAGAGAGTTAGTTCCCTCTCAAGAGGAAATCGTGGCACTTCTcaccagacaggaaatgaccacCACAGTGTACTGTCATGGAGGAGGGTCCTGCAAGATCTCTATTAACTCACACACCACAGCGGGAGAG GTAGTGGAGAAACTGATCAGAGGTCTGGCTATGGAGGACAGCAGGAACATGTTTGCGCTCTTTGAACACAATAACACCGTTGACAAAGCCGTGGAAAGCAGGGTTCTCGTCGCCGATGTTTTGGCAAAATTTGAAAG ACTTGCTGGAAGCGAGGAGGCGGAGGATGACGGCCAGTGGAAACTGTACTTTAAACTGTACTGTTTCCTGGATGTGGAGAGCATGCCTAAAGAAGGAGTGGAGTTTGCATTTATGTTTGAGCAG GCACATGAGAGTCTGACACGGGGCCACTTCCCAGCACGAGAGGAAACCCTGCAGCACCTAGCTGCTCTACGTCTGCAGTTTCTGTATGGCGACAAAACACGAGTCACCTGGAGCCTGGAAAATGTCTATCCCGTCGGACGCTTGCGCAGCAGAATTCTCCAGTTCACCAAGGTTGGCACAGCCTCTGGGTCTGGCCAAACTCTGGAGCGCCGGAGGACCAGCTTCCTGGATGGGACTTTGCGACGGGGGCTGAAGACAGGGTCGATGAAAAAGCAGCGtatggaggaggagcagatgtTGGAAATGTGGATCAAGGAAGAGATGTCGGCCACCAGAGCGAGCATTGTGGAGAAGTGGTCCCGCCTCAGTGGTCTGGACCAGCATCAGGCCATGCTGAAATACATGACCGTTATCAAAGAGTGGCCTGGATACGGCTCCACACTGTTTGATGTTGAG TGTAAAGAAGGAGGCTTCCCTCATGATCTGTGGCTGAGTGTGAGTGCTGAAAACGTGTCTGTATACAAGCGAGGTGAGCCCAAACCTCTGGAGACCTTCCCATACGAACACATCATTTTCTTTGGAGCTCCACAGCCGTGCACCTACAAGATCACCGTGGACGAGAGGGAGATGTTTTTTGAAACACCCCAG gtTGCTGAGATCACAAAGATCATGAAAGCCTACATAAACATGATCGTGAAGAAGCGCTGCAGCGTGAAGTCTGTCTCCAGTTTTGGGAGCAACTGGATCAGATGA